Proteins from a single region of Microbacterium sp. zg-Y818:
- a CDS encoding AMP-binding protein: protein MTPDERGADGPHTIGRWLTARADATPGRIAIDDRGVTITYGELAQRAAALAHRLASAGYRPGQRIATISGNSIDHVVAFFACAHSGLAFVPLSWRLAPRELAELIDRAAPALLLVDDEYAAAAEDALGRATRRPPVASLGTTGVESAAPPPSTAFTAPLRPVRDDDPLLVIFTSGSEAAPKGVVLTHANCFWNNLALSGALQLTADDVVLAMLPQFHVAAWNVQPLLAWWVGATVVLERSFQPGRVLQLIAERGVTAMMGVPTQYRQLADDPRFSSEGLRSLRLSLVGGATMAPDTAARWADAGVALTQGYGLTEASPNVLCLPAAEADAHPGAVGRPYPHVEVVLADPETGLVLQGPAAGELWVRGPSVFAGYLDDPQATDRARAGEWLRTGDIAARDADGIYRIVDRLKDIFISGGENVAPAEVERALSRHPAVAEVAVVGAPDPVWGERGVAFVVRAPGALLGVDELLAHARSELAAYKVPARVAFVDALPRSTIDKLARTRLRAQAAALMAASASTSELPPTPTLEGDRA from the coding sequence GTGACACCCGACGAGCGGGGCGCCGACGGGCCCCACACGATCGGCCGCTGGCTGACCGCCCGCGCCGACGCGACGCCCGGCCGCATCGCCATCGACGACCGGGGCGTGACGATCACGTACGGCGAACTCGCGCAGCGCGCCGCGGCACTCGCGCACCGACTCGCGTCGGCGGGCTACCGCCCCGGCCAGCGCATCGCGACGATCTCGGGCAACTCCATCGACCACGTCGTGGCGTTCTTCGCCTGTGCGCACAGCGGACTGGCGTTCGTGCCGCTGTCCTGGCGGCTCGCCCCGCGCGAGCTCGCGGAGCTGATCGACCGCGCCGCGCCGGCGCTCCTGCTGGTCGACGACGAGTACGCCGCCGCCGCCGAGGATGCCCTCGGCCGCGCGACCAGACGCCCGCCGGTGGCATCGCTCGGCACCACCGGGGTGGAATCCGCAGCGCCCCCGCCGTCGACAGCCTTCACAGCGCCGCTGCGCCCGGTGCGCGACGACGATCCGCTGCTGGTGATCTTCACCTCCGGCAGCGAGGCCGCACCCAAGGGCGTGGTGCTCACCCACGCCAACTGCTTCTGGAACAACCTCGCGCTGTCGGGAGCGCTGCAGCTGACCGCTGACGACGTCGTGCTGGCGATGCTGCCGCAGTTCCACGTGGCCGCCTGGAACGTGCAGCCGCTCCTGGCCTGGTGGGTGGGGGCAACGGTCGTGCTGGAGCGCTCGTTCCAACCGGGCCGCGTGCTGCAGCTCATCGCAGAGCGGGGTGTGACCGCCATGATGGGGGTCCCGACGCAGTACCGGCAGCTGGCCGATGACCCGCGCTTCAGCTCGGAGGGCCTGCGCAGCCTGCGTCTGTCCCTCGTGGGCGGCGCGACGATGGCGCCGGACACCGCGGCCCGGTGGGCGGATGCCGGGGTGGCGCTCACCCAGGGGTACGGACTCACCGAGGCGTCCCCTAATGTGCTGTGTCTGCCCGCGGCCGAGGCCGACGCCCATCCGGGGGCGGTCGGGCGCCCCTACCCGCACGTGGAAGTCGTGCTCGCCGACCCCGAGACCGGCCTCGTGCTGCAGGGCCCTGCCGCGGGCGAGTTGTGGGTGCGGGGGCCGAGCGTCTTCGCCGGGTACCTCGACGACCCGCAGGCGACGGACCGGGCCCGCGCCGGCGAGTGGCTCCGCACCGGCGACATCGCCGCCCGCGACGCCGACGGGATCTACCGCATCGTCGACCGGCTCAAGGACATCTTCATCTCCGGCGGCGAGAACGTCGCCCCCGCAGAGGTGGAGCGGGCGCTCAGCCGGCATCCCGCCGTGGCCGAGGTCGCGGTGGTCGGCGCCCCCGACCCGGTGTGGGGGGAGCGCGGAGTCGCCTTCGTCGTGCGGGCGCCCGGCGCCCTGCTCGGCGTCGACGAGCTGCTCGCGCACGCGCGCAGCGAGCTGGCCGCCTACAAGGTGCCGGCTCGCGTCGCCTTCGTCGACGCGCTGCCGCGGAGCACGATCGACAAGCTCGCCCGCACCCGCCTGCGTGCGCAGGCTGCGGCTCTGATGGCGGCATCCGCCTCCACATCCGAACTCCCGCCGACCCCCACCCTCGAAGGAGACCGCGCATGA